The DNA region AGCCAAGCCGGTCCTTGCGCGGTCTTGATGCGGTTGCGCGTGCGCCAGTCACGCCGGGTGAACTGAACGCTGTCGAGGAACACGTATTGGTCGCAGCGCGCCATCAGGGCGAAGGCGCCGCGCCAGGGCACGTAGGACGATTGCACGATGGCGACGCGGAACACGGCACTCATCCGGCCGTGGTCGCGCAGGCCGTGACCGCGGCGACGACATCCGCCACGTCGGCGTCGGTCAGGCCGAGATGGATCGGCAGGCGGATCAGGCGGGCGGCGATGTCGTCGGTGACCCGCAATTCGCCCTGCGCGCGGCCGAACCGCAGACCGGCCGGCGACGAATGCAGCGGCACGTAGTGGAAGACCGCGTTGATGCCCGCCGCGTTGAGGCGCTCCAGGATTCGGGACCGGGTGCCGGGATCGGGGGCGAGGAGCCAGAAGATGTGGCCGTTGGCCTGCGCGCTGTCGGCCTCCGGCAGGGTGATCGCCCCGGTCGCGGCCAACGGCGCCAAGCCGTGCCGGTAGGCATCGTAGAGCGCCCGCCGCCGCGCCATGATGCGGTCCGCCTCCTCGAGCTGGGCGAGCAGGAAGGCCGACACGATCTCCCCGGGGCAGTAGGAGCTGCCGATGTCGCGCCACGTGTACTTGTCGATCTCGCCACGGAAGAACCGGCTCCGGTCGGTGCCCTTCTCGCGGAGGATCTCCGCCCGCTCAACGAGGCCGGGACCGTTGACGAGCAGGGCACCGCCCTCGCCGGAGATGATGTTCTTGGTCTCGTGAAACGACAGGCAGCCCAGGTGCCCTATCGTGCCGAGCGCGCGCCCCTTGTAGCTCGAGAGATGCGCCTGGGCCGCATCCTCGATCACCATGAGCCCGTGCGCCTCCGCGCGGGCCATGATCGCGTCCATCTCGCAGGCCAGGCCGGCGTAGTGGACCGGCACAATGACCCGCGTCCGCGACGTCACGGCGGCGTCGATCAGCCGCTCGTCCAGATTCAGGCTGTCCGGGCGGATGTCGACGAAGACCGGCGTCGCCCCCCGCAGGACGAAAGCGGTCGCGGTCGACGAGAACGTGAACGAGGGCATGATGACCTCGTCCCCGGGGCCGACGCCCGCGAGCATCGCGGCCATCTCGAGCGCGGCCGTACAGGAATGCGTGATCAGCGCGCGCTGGACCGGAAGGTTCGTCTCCAGCCACGCCTCGCAACGCCGCATGAACATACCGCCGCCGGCGATCGTCCCGTGCTCGACGGCTTGCGCGATGTAGCTCAACTCGCGCCCGACCATAGTCGGACGCCCGAAAGGGATTTTCATCGGTCGCGCGGCGTGGTCCGTCATACGGGCGTTCTTCGCCCTGGCGCCTGCCCAGTCAAGAGCAAGGTCCCGCGCAAGGGTTCCGGGCAAAGGACCTCGCGGCCCGTCCGGCGCCGAACGCGCGGCGATCCGACGCCCGGGCCGGAAAGGCTCAGCCGGGCTTGCGCGCGAGACAGGTCAGGAATTGGTTGGGCTCGTCGTTCCAGATTTTCTCCACCCGCAGACCGATGCGGTCCGAGAAGACGGCCGCGGCATGCTCGTTGAGGAACGTATAATGTGAAGAGACCACGTAAGGATCCGCATACATCGGCACTTGCCAGAAAAAATATCCGCCCGGGTTCAGTTTATCGGCGACGCTTTGGCCGACTTCCCAGAGCTTCGGAATGTGCTCCAGCGTGTGCCAAGCGAAGACCGCATCGACCGTTCCGGGGACCTCGTCCAGGTGCGAGCCGATCTTCAGCCGGTCCGCCAAACCGAAATGCGGCACCATCCGATCAAGCGTGGAGCGATTGATCTCTAGGGCCCAGACCTCGTCGAAATGGCTGCACGCGGCCGCAGACAGGAAGCCGAGCCCCGCACCGAGTTCGATCGCGCGCCGCAGGTTCGTCGTCTCGACCGATTGCAGGAACCAATCGAGCAGCCCCCTGTGCAGTTCGAGACGGCCCGCGAGATCTCTGACCGCGTCATCGACGGGATAGAACACGCGCGAGGCTTCTTCCTGCATATCCTCCGACGCGCCGAGATCGGACAGGGCCTCCGACACGTTGGTCATGTTCACGAGAGACGTGCAGATCTGGCAGGTGAAGAATCGGACTCTGTTCCCGGCCACATCCAGTCGCGTCGCGTAGGGACGAAACTGCTTCG from Methylobacterium sp. NMS14P includes:
- a CDS encoding class I SAM-dependent methyltransferase, producing MAMQNLEVELSKKDMKRESDHCWTVNLDSRFASGDSLDEPLKSPLQLFENGRPLGPPHSLHDDIRQTGGGRFSHWGKALMFSTSDNADPSQSTRRYSVRAPQAARELKLTDDALPDSRIACPCCGFTKQFRPYATRLDVAGNRVRFFTCQICTSLVNMTNVSEALSDLGASEDMQEEASRVFYPVDDAVRDLAGRLELHRGLLDWFLQSVETTNLRRAIELGAGLGFLSAAACSHFDEVWALEINRSTLDRMVPHFGLADRLKIGSHLDEVPGTVDAVFAWHTLEHIPKLWEVGQSVADKLNPGGYFFWQVPMYADPYVVSSHYTFLNEHAAAVFSDRIGLRVEKIWNDEPNQFLTCLARKPG
- the rffA gene encoding dTDP-4-amino-4,6-dideoxygalactose transaminase, with amino-acid sequence MKIPFGRPTMVGRELSYIAQAVEHGTIAGGGMFMRRCEAWLETNLPVQRALITHSCTAALEMAAMLAGVGPGDEVIMPSFTFSSTATAFVLRGATPVFVDIRPDSLNLDERLIDAAVTSRTRVIVPVHYAGLACEMDAIMARAEAHGLMVIEDAAQAHLSSYKGRALGTIGHLGCLSFHETKNIISGEGGALLVNGPGLVERAEILREKGTDRSRFFRGEIDKYTWRDIGSSYCPGEIVSAFLLAQLEEADRIMARRRALYDAYRHGLAPLAATGAITLPEADSAQANGHIFWLLAPDPGTRSRILERLNAAGINAVFHYVPLHSSPAGLRFGRAQGELRVTDDIAARLIRLPIHLGLTDADVADVVAAVTACATTAG